In the Synechococcus sp. MU1643 genome, ATCGCCACGGTTCCTGCGTCCCTCAACGGTGCGCTAGAAGCGTTGAATGCCGATCGCGCATTCCTCACCGCTGGCGACGTGTTCAGTGACGACTTCATCGACAACTGGATCGACCTGAAGTACGAAGAGGTTCAGCAGCTGCGCCAGCGGCCGCATCCCCACGAATTCACCATGTACTACGACGCCTGATCAGCGCACATACATTCCACGGCCCGCCTCCCTGGAGGCGGGCTTTTTTGTGGACTGCAAAGCACGCGATTGCGCGTCACATTCGCTGGAATAGCATTGTTGTATTGATCCGCGATGGCATCAACGCCCCTGAGCAAACTTGCGTACCAAACGCTTCAGCAAGGCAAAAGCATCGCGGGCCTGGCCCACAAAGAGCTGAGTACCAAGCTGATGGAGCTTCTGGCTCCAGATGCCGTTCCGAAAACGGAACCCGTGTCCGCCGAAGTTCTTGGAGAGCTCCGCTTGGACATGAGCAAGCTCCAGGAACAGGACTGGCAAGATGCCGAACAGGGGGTCTACCCCGAACAGTTGTTGTTCGATGCTCCCTGGCTCGACTGGGTTAGCCGCTACCCGCAGGTTTGGATGGATCTTCCCTCCACCTGGGATCGACGTCGAGAGCGCAACGTGCGCGATCTGCCTAAGGAGACCGACAAAGAGCTTTACCCCGAGTACTACCTCCAGAATTTTCACCATCAAACCGACGGTTACCTGAGTGACCACTCGGCAGGTCTCTATGACCTGCAAGTGGAAATTCTCTTCAATGGCACCGCCGATGCCATGCGAAGGCGGGTCTTGGCTCCGCTGAAACGAGGCTTGAAGCACTTCGCAGACCGTGCTCCCGGCTCTTTGAAGATTCTCGATGTAGCCACCGGCACGGGCCGGACATTGCAGCAAATCAGAGCTGCCGCGCCCCACGCGCAGCTCATCGGAACCGATCTTTCCGAGTCTTACCTGCGTCAAGCCAACCGCTGGCTGAATGACGGCGATGCATCGCTGGTTCAGCTGATCCGTGCCAACGGAGAATCCCTGCCATTGGCGGATGGATCGGTTCAAGCCGTTACCAGTGTGTTTCTGCTGCACGAACTGCCGGCAGAAGCCCGCCAGAACGTCCTGAACGAGGCCTGGCGTGTGCTCGAGCCTGGTGGTGTGTTTGTCCTGGCCGACTCTGTTCAGATGGCTGACTCACCCAAGTTCGCCGCAGTGATGGAAAACTTCCGGCGTGTCTTCCATGAGCCGTACTACCGCGACTACATCGGCGATGACATCGACGCCCGCCTCTCAGCTGCAGGGTTCGAAGGCATCACCGCGGAAACTCACTTCATGACGCGGGTCTGGTCCGCACGCAAACCCATCGCAGAGGCCAGCTGAGGGGATTCCCTGACAGGGTCCCTTGCACGAACGGCTGCGAGCCATAGGGTGTGATCGATTCCGAAGGGAACTTCATGACCAATCCCTTCTGGCTGCGTTGGCTTCAGGGCTGGACCTTTCAGGTGGTGCTGATGGAAGGCCATGTGCAGGTGGAAGCCCACGGTTTCGGGATCTGCCTGCGCACGGCAGTGGTGCCGGGGGAAAGTCCTCAAGCAGCGGCCGATCGTTTGGTGTTATCTGAAGATCGACGCAGGCGGGCTCTGCACAATGCCTGGCTTCGCGGTCAGGATGTGGCACAGCCCACTGAGATGTCAGCCACTGAAGAGATTGCCCCTTCCTCCAATTCGCTGGTGGTGGTTGGCTAGGCCCATTACCAACAGGTGAGCTGTTCTCCTGATCTATTCAGAGCTAAGCAAGAAACCAAGCCAAGCCAAACCCTGCTCCACCGAAGCGCAATGCCCTTCAGAAGCGCTCCCCAGACGCTGGTAAAAACGCCCAGCCCACGGGCCGTTGAGTGATCGGATTCACAGCAAGTTTTCGGCGCTGAACCCATCTCAGCGCCGCAACATCCGATCGGGCATGGGCCTGACATTGCCCTTCCAACACCAGCCGTAAGGCATGGTGCAACCAACGCAGTTCACGAACGCCTGGTTGACCTTTGCGCTGCTCCACTCCATTGCACCAACATCACCCGAAACTAGATCGATCTGCTGATTCAGGGATGACTTCACCCGACACCCCATGGCCTGATTCCGCCACAGCCAAGGCGGAAGAGCTGCATCAGTTGCTCCGCATCGGAGATCGCGACTGGCATCAGCTCAAGAGCAACAGACAGCGCCGTGGAGCTGAATTATTGGCGGCAGCGATGGTGCAACTGCTCCGTCAAGGAAACAGCGCCGACGTGGAGAACCTGACCCAACAGGCGCTCGGGTGGTTCAAAGGAGAGTTGAAGGATCCGGGCTGCCCGCGTCACTGACCGGCCATCGGCAGGCCAG is a window encoding:
- a CDS encoding class I SAM-dependent methyltransferase, producing the protein MASTPLSKLAYQTLQQGKSIAGLAHKELSTKLMELLAPDAVPKTEPVSAEVLGELRLDMSKLQEQDWQDAEQGVYPEQLLFDAPWLDWVSRYPQVWMDLPSTWDRRRERNVRDLPKETDKELYPEYYLQNFHHQTDGYLSDHSAGLYDLQVEILFNGTADAMRRRVLAPLKRGLKHFADRAPGSLKILDVATGTGRTLQQIRAAAPHAQLIGTDLSESYLRQANRWLNDGDASLVQLIRANGESLPLADGSVQAVTSVFLLHELPAEARQNVLNEAWRVLEPGGVFVLADSVQMADSPKFAAVMENFRRVFHEPYYRDYIGDDIDARLSAAGFEGITAETHFMTRVWSARKPIAEAS
- a CDS encoding copper-binding protein, which codes for MTNPFWLRWLQGWTFQVVLMEGHVQVEAHGFGICLRTAVVPGESPQAAADRLVLSEDRRRRALHNAWLRGQDVAQPTEMSATEEIAPSSNSLVVVG
- a CDS encoding DUF6439 family protein, giving the protein MTSPDTPWPDSATAKAEELHQLLRIGDRDWHQLKSNRQRRGAELLAAAMVQLLRQGNSADVENLTQQALGWFKGELKDPGCPRH